Proteins co-encoded in one Halorussus lipolyticus genomic window:
- a CDS encoding M20 family metallopeptidase, producing the protein MDDSPHPPDDLTDLAVDLVRVPTENPPGDERPGAEFVADWFAEQGIDARLVESPDPDRPQVVAWVGDDPRDAELDTPTLVLNGHLDVVPAGDPDEWSRDPFGGVVEEGVLYGRGSADMKTGLAVAMLTLRDLAPEIGDEAGTLDGSLVFHAAMGEETGAPGTRMLLEEGYGGDMAVVLEPTNFRVGTSAKGVVTYRVGVSGSASHASRPDQGVNAIDAARPLLAGIEDYDDRLREREDSLVGRAYATVTEFEAGTDSNMAVLPGRAELLLDRRILPGETFEEVEDEIEALLAEVERDSGVETDLTLVKHYSSAGIPADSPLAERFRTLSAEMADAPREPWGLEAATDAREFVARGTPAIIWGPGELAQAHTVDEHIDLRDAGVGLAILKRAVRGILSG; encoded by the coding sequence ATGGACGACTCGCCCCATCCACCCGACGACCTCACCGACCTCGCCGTGGACCTCGTTCGCGTCCCGACCGAGAATCCGCCGGGCGACGAGCGCCCCGGCGCGGAGTTCGTCGCCGACTGGTTCGCCGAGCAGGGCATCGACGCCCGCCTCGTGGAGTCCCCGGACCCCGACCGACCGCAAGTCGTCGCGTGGGTCGGCGACGACCCGAGAGACGCCGAACTCGACACTCCCACGCTCGTCCTGAACGGCCACCTCGACGTGGTGCCCGCTGGCGACCCCGACGAGTGGTCCCGCGACCCCTTCGGGGGTGTCGTCGAGGAGGGCGTCCTCTACGGTCGGGGGAGCGCCGACATGAAGACCGGCCTCGCGGTGGCCATGCTGACGCTCCGCGATTTAGCGCCCGAAATCGGGGACGAGGCCGGAACGCTCGACGGGTCGCTCGTCTTCCACGCCGCGATGGGCGAGGAGACCGGCGCTCCCGGCACCCGGATGCTCCTCGAAGAAGGGTACGGCGGCGATATGGCGGTCGTGCTGGAACCCACCAACTTCCGGGTCGGAACCTCCGCGAAGGGCGTCGTGACCTACCGGGTCGGCGTCTCGGGGTCGGCGTCCCACGCGAGTCGGCCCGACCAAGGCGTCAACGCCATCGACGCCGCCAGACCCCTGCTCGCTGGCATCGAGGACTACGACGACCGACTCAGGGAGCGCGAGGACTCCCTCGTGGGCCGGGCCTACGCCACCGTGACCGAGTTCGAGGCCGGGACCGACTCGAACATGGCGGTGCTTCCCGGTCGGGCCGAACTCCTCTTGGACCGGCGCATCCTGCCGGGCGAGACGTTCGAGGAGGTCGAGGACGAAATCGAGGCCCTGCTGGCCGAGGTCGAACGCGACTCGGGCGTCGAGACTGACCTGACGCTCGTCAAACACTACTCCTCGGCCGGGATTCCCGCGGACAGTCCGCTGGCCGAGCGATTTCGGACCCTCTCGGCCGAGATGGCCGACGCGCCCCGAGAGCCGTGGGGACTGGAGGCCGCGACCGACGCCCGAGAGTTCGTCGCCCGCGGGACGCCGGCGATTATCTGGGGACCGGGGGAACTCGCGCAGGCCCACACCGTGGACGAACACATCGACCTCCGGGACGCCGGGGTCGGACTGGCGATTCTGAAGCGCGCAGTGCGAGGTATCTTGTCCGGGTGA
- a CDS encoding DUF5684 domain-containing protein, translated as MAENILSMVSLLFALGFMAIILASFWVVFEKADKPGWASLIPIYNTYVMLKIGDNPGWYLLLMFIPLVNLYAVGKMHLGIAKAFGKGIGWGAGLWLLPFVFYPMLAFGDASYLGHGGSGGSTGGQPSI; from the coding sequence ATGGCAGAGAATATACTCAGTATGGTCAGTCTCCTGTTCGCACTCGGATTCATGGCCATCATCCTTGCAAGTTTCTGGGTCGTCTTCGAGAAAGCCGACAAACCCGGCTGGGCGTCGCTGATTCCGATTTACAACACCTACGTCATGTTGAAAATCGGCGACAATCCGGGCTGGTACCTCCTGTTGATGTTCATCCCGCTGGTCAACCTCTACGCCGTCGGCAAGATGCACCTCGGCATCGCCAAGGCGTTCGGCAAAGGCATCGGTTGGGGCGCTGGCCTCTGGCTCCTCCCGTTCGTCTTCTACCCGATGCTCGCGTTTGGCGACGCCTCGTACCTCGGCCACGGCGGTAGCGGTGGTTCGACCGGCGGCCAACCCTCGATTTAG
- a CDS encoding DUF5817 domain-containing protein: MYAVVGCSDCQALKIVEGRPETTQCPRCGKRRKFEKLKKFVETDDEDHAREVRSSMLANRQGEGEAFAKLDSFTEMESQIEEAGPSDDEYLEASGVDTEEVAEAAERVENRSASTRGTSRKETVLAALRELDRPTENEVVSFADERGVPADYVRDALAKLVRRGEVSESRGRYRLL; encoded by the coding sequence ATGTACGCCGTCGTGGGGTGTAGCGACTGTCAGGCGCTCAAAATCGTGGAGGGCCGCCCGGAGACCACCCAGTGTCCTCGGTGCGGCAAGCGCCGGAAGTTCGAGAAACTGAAGAAGTTCGTGGAGACCGACGACGAGGACCACGCCCGCGAGGTGCGCTCCTCGATGCTGGCCAACCGGCAGGGCGAGGGCGAGGCCTTCGCAAAACTCGACTCGTTCACCGAGATGGAGTCTCAAATCGAGGAGGCCGGTCCCTCCGACGACGAGTACCTCGAAGCATCCGGCGTCGATACCGAGGAGGTCGCCGAGGCCGCCGAGCGCGTCGAGAATCGGTCGGCGAGTACCCGCGGCACGTCCCGGAAGGAGACCGTCCTCGCCGCCCTGCGGGAACTCGACCGGCCGACCGAGAACGAGGTGGTCTCGTTCGCCGACGAGCGCGGGGTGCCGGCCGACTACGTGCGAGATGCGCTGGCAAAACTGGTTCGCCGGGGCGAGGTCAGCGAGAGCAGGGGCCGGTATCGGTTGCTCTGA
- a CDS encoding cupin domain-containing protein, giving the protein MEVVPTDAEESTEAVEGVHLSLLAGAEKMNVQHFDIEPGAEVPEHSHDNEQTGYITQGTLTFIVDGEDIDVSAGDSYAIPGGEPHAAENRGDERVEGVDIFSPPRENPDWKD; this is encoded by the coding sequence ATGGAAGTTGTACCCACAGACGCCGAGGAGTCCACCGAAGCAGTCGAGGGCGTTCACCTCTCGCTCCTCGCGGGCGCGGAGAAGATGAACGTCCAGCACTTCGACATCGAACCCGGTGCGGAGGTGCCCGAACACAGCCACGACAACGAGCAGACCGGCTACATCACGCAGGGGACCCTGACGTTCATCGTGGACGGCGAGGACATCGACGTGAGCGCGGGCGACTCCTACGCAATCCCCGGCGGCGAACCCCACGCCGCCGAGAACCGCGGTGACGAGCGCGTCGAGGGGGTAGACATCTTCAGTCCGCCGCGGGAGAATCCGGACTGGAAGGACTGA